The Helianthus annuus cultivar XRQ/B chromosome 16, HanXRQr2.0-SUNRISE, whole genome shotgun sequence genome includes a window with the following:
- the LOC110888438 gene encoding cell surface glycoprotein 1-like, protein MSESGSPGEVNQVPNTSTPGSSQAHVVIPTSFSTPGSTPEFLTFNTPTPSRSAVPSPNVGVTDTPTRIELTPEAVANNFLELRTLLNKYVNKEKDKGVRIRLDYDEPEPTLSPRPPIPPFTTRNEAGPSNPPNPVPYLSTMANPTTYPLFSSQPVTSGAPLGHELTLDQLLHSPISSFPASTANSWE, encoded by the coding sequence ATGTCTGAAAGTGGATCCCCGGGTGAAGTGAACCAGGTACCAAACACTTCAACTCCGGGTAGCAGCCAAGCTCATGTAGTTATTCCAACCTCTTTCTCAACTCCGGGGAGCACACCTGAGTTTCTTACCTTTAACACTCCAACTCCTTCTAGATCCGCAGTTCCTTCCCCTAATGTTGGCGTCACTGACACCCCAACACGtattgaacttacccccgaggcaGTTGCCAATAATTTTCTTGAGTTGAGGACTCTCCTCAACAAGTATGTGAACAAAGAGAAGGATAAGGGAGTGAGGATTCGTCTAGACTATGATGAACCTGAACCAACGCTGTCTCCCAGACCTCCCATTCCACCTTTTACAACCAGGAATGAGGCCGGCCCCAGTAATCCTCCAAACCCTGTTCCATATTTGTCTACTATGGCAAACCCTACAACATATCCCCTCTTTTCATCTCAGCCAGTTACGAGTGGTGCTCCTCTGGGCCATGAGCTGACTTTGGATCAGCTCCTACATTCCCCAATATCAAGCTTTCCAGCTTCTACAGCCAATTCGTGGGAATAA